A part of Aspergillus oryzae RIB40 DNA, chromosome 7 genomic DNA contains:
- a CDS encoding uncharacterized protein (predicted protein), with amino-acid sequence MRTMDLIEPGFRPLYERVCVGNKGENAQSIFFEGMLLEEGFGTSLSCLGERFFMLMLIPYLRSWSAMAWQVRMGPPRLRSQICQYARRLWETRTFIPIENVQFNKRLTHIEQGPAGVTLTFSDGTTAEAAILAGADGIKSTVRKHVLKDAYPGQVAPVYAGAYCYRAVIPMSEAYEILGDLTDVAKFYFGHKRSAVTYRISGGDELNFLLCVADSKNAWKPKDAITERITHEAMMADFEDPAIDDSFRQLLRKAKPVKWGFFHHLHTATYFRDRVVLVGDSAHASLPFQAAGAAQGLEDALVLSNVLAELAKLREGGVNQALAIHAGLTAYDSVRLPRAQKQLEQAAEVGRMIFFQHEEAGADMEEILSRLQQGRFNWLWSHDMNDDVQEVLRRMQKQIRTRSHEAMI; translated from the exons ATGCGCACTATGGATCTCATTGAGCCTGGGTTCCGCCCCCTCTATGAAAGAGTCTGCGTCGGAAACAAGGGTGAGAACGCGCAGAGCATATTCTTTGAGGGTATGCTTCTAGAAGAGGGTTTCGGTACGTCCCTATCTTGCTTGGGCGAGAGGTTTTTTATGCTTATGCTGATTCCTTATCTCAGGTCGTGGTCAGCCATGGCATGGCAGGTCCGGATGGGGCCACCCCGACTACGTTCGCAAATCTGTCAGTATGCCCGTCGCCTATGGGAAACCCGCAC CTTCATCCCGATCGAAAACGTCCAGTTCAATAAGCGCCTGACTCATATCGAGCAGGGGCCGGCCGGTGTCACCCTCACGTTTTCCGACGGCACGACCGCCGAGGCTGCTATCCTTGCCGGCGCTGATGGCATTAAGAGCACGGTAAGAAAGCATGTGCTGAAGGATGCATACCCGGGCCAAGTCGCGCCTGTGTATGCAGGTGCTTACTGCTATCGAGCCGTCATCCCCATGTCCGAGGCGTACGAGATCCTCGGCGATCTCACAGATGTCGCCAAGTTTTATTTCGGACACAAGCGTAGCGCCGTTACCTATCGCATaagtggtggtgat GAATTAAACTTCCTCCTCTGCGTTGCTGATTCTAAGAATGCATGGAAACCGAAGGACGCCATTACAGAGCGGATCACACAtgaagccatgatggccGATTTCGAGGACCCGGCCATCGACGATAGCTTTCGACAACTTCTCCGAAAGGCGAAGCCGGTGAAATGGGGGttcttccaccatcttcaCACGGCGACTTACTTTCGCGATCGCGTGGTCTTGGTCGGCGATAGCGCTCACGCGTCTCTGCCTTTCCAGGCCGCAGGCGCGGCGCAGGGCTTGGAAGATGCCTTGGTGCTGTCGAACGTGCTCGCAGAGCTTGCCAAGCTCCGGGAGGGCGGCGTAAACCAGGCGTTGGCAATCCACGCCGGCCTGACTGCGTACGACTCTGTCCGGCTTCCACGTGCCCAGAAGCAGCTCGAGCAGGCTGCCGAGGTGGGCCGcatgattttcttccagCACGAAGAAGCGGGTGCCGACATGGAAGAGATTCTTTCCCGGCTACAGCAGGGTCGGTTCAACTGGCTCTGGTCCCATGATATGAACGACGACGTGCAGGAGGTGCTTCGCAGGATGCAGAAACAGATCCGTACTAGGTCTCATGAGGCGATGATATAA
- a CDS encoding uncharacterized protein (predicted acyl-CoA transferases/carnitine dehydratase) has protein sequence MACNSLNHDPQDSYGPGTVVDTDFLPLPAECRRLLRIFAARTPGFTKDNTLLDGVVFHGDDLPCIPGPIKSQAVTAVLHAMVGIVGLEILHLRGISTSTVTLVDINHAGLYPATAALVNIDGHTGPSVINLPTVPQWDKDRASNSPLVYRATAIYETADKGVWFQLHGSLDSWKTLALLGIGKDLDAEIRTNDTAYALIQDRVRKYRAREIEQLMVAKGFSGSIVFSPEGWLQTEMGRSLARHPLINYRQQTQCPILEPPLFSKVDDKRPLAGIKVVELVRIIAGTAAGAALASMGAEVIRVNSSKLKDYTPAQPSSLMAGKIAIDLDLEDPADHKRLTRLFEQADVILQGYRLRSLERRGFGLQAALEMANKRGKGIIYVDENCYGPDGYYAERPGWQQVADAAAGSSYVMGQSFGCPPGQGVLPSLPISDMSTGILMALTVMCAIRDRAKFGGSYHGHASLTAYNMATLDPDVRLYQRQVVQMINDKYRFPVWSSDAHVAPLYYSILDAWDKNSDLIQDEKYYVHFSDSEFGTDLRVLAPVVKYAKQECSPRWDSPPVSFCHHQFRDFSEI, from the coding sequence ATGGCCTGCAACTCTTTAAACCACGACCCTCAAGACAGCTACGGCCCGGGGACGGTTGTTGATACGGACTTCCTACCACTTCCAGCGGAATGCCGTAGGCTATTACGCATCTTCGCCGCGAGAACGCCTGGATTTACGAAAGATAACACTCTCCTCGATGGAGTAGTGTTCCATGGCGACGATCTGCCGTGTATCCCAGGACCCATCAAGTCTCAAGCTGTTACCGCAGTTCTGCATGCTATGGTCGGAATTGTTGGTCTAGAGATCCTTCACCTGCGTGGTATCAGCACCAGTACCGTTACCCTCGTCGACATCAACCACGCAGGGTTATACCCAGCTACTGCAGCGCTGGTCAACATCGATGGACACACAGGCCCAAGTGTCATCAACCTGCCAACCGTGCCTCAATGGGATAAGGACCGCGCTTCTAATTCACCGCTCGTGTACCGTGCGACGGCCATATATGAGACAGCCGATAAAGGCGTCTGGTTCCAGCTTCACGGCTCGCTCGATTCGTGGAAGACTCTGGCCCTCCTTGGCATAGGCAAGGATCTCGATGCCGAGATCCGCACCAACGACACCGCGTATGCGCTTATCCAGGACCGCGTGCGCAAATACCGTGCACGCGAAATTGAGCAGCTCATGGTTGCGAAGGGTTTCTCGGGCTCCATCGTGTTTTCACCCGAGGGGTGGCTTCAGACTGAGATGGGTCGGTCTCTTGCCCGACACCCGCTCATCAACTATCGGCAGCAGACACAATGTCCCATCCTTGAGCCTCCACTTTTCTCAAAAGTCGATGACAAGCGACCCCTAGCTGGGATCAAGGTTGTCGAATTGGTCCGCATTATAGCTGGGACGGCCGCCGGCGCTGCCCTTGCCTCAATGGGTGCCGAGGTCATCCGGGTCAACTCGTCGAAACTCAAGGACTATACTCCGGCGCAACCTTCCTCACTAATGGCGGGCAAGATAGCCATCGACTTAGACTTAGAGGACCCCGCCGACCATAAAAGGCTGACCCGTCTCTTTGAGCAAGCCGATGTCATCCTACAGGGCTACCGGCTGCGCTCCCTCGAGCGCCGTGGTTTCGGGTTGCAAGCTGCACTTGAGATGGCAAACAAGCGGGGAAAAGGCATCATCTACGTGGACGAGAACTGCTATGGGCCAGATGGATACTATGCAGAGCGACCGGGTTGGCAGCAAGTCGCGGACGCAGCAGCCGGTTCTTCATACGTCATGGGCCAGTCGTTCGGTTGCCCGCCAGGTCAAGGTGTGCTGCCCAGCTTGCCTATATCGGACATGTCAACGGGCATCTTGATGGCTCTCACCGTCATGTGCGCCATTCGAGACCGTGCCAAGTTCGGTGGCTCGTACCATGGTCATGCCTCTCTTACGGCATATAACATGGCTACATTAGACCCAGATGTGCGGTTGTATCAACGACAGGTCGTTCAGATGATCAATGACAAGTATCGATTTCCGGTGTGGTCCAGCGACGCACATGTGGCGCCCCTGTACTATTCCATCTTGGACGCGTGGGACAAAAACAGCGATCTAATCCAAGACGAAAAGTACTATGTGCATTTCTCGGATTCAGAATTTGGCACCGACCTGCGAGTCCTGGCGCCAGTTGTGAAATATGCTAAACAGGAGTGCTCCCCTAGGTGGGATAGCCCACCTGTGTCTTTCTGTCACCATCAGTTCCGAGACTTTTCAGAAATCTAA
- a CDS encoding uncharacterized protein (predicted protein), producing the protein MPEQASKKPPSEHGRESALDPAPPASKRRRIGLACNACRVRKSRCDGHRPSCSSCTSLGLECLYEPSESATNVIVRKGYVSDLEQRVTSLEHKLQRLNDAFRGHLSPCPNNRPCHSTSSTPALVAATCAKETHATGLEEPQDEDASTNGMAMTFVEEQSSAFFGESSNINFTQLLLRGIAAVHQPSPAVASAVDKDYALRESITAIVSQGQPYHPVAAPSTHLDSSPTTLPSVEEMDSLLDIYFDTAGAVFPFIHEDTMRKTYTECRLNGFTRARRTWLGTLNMMFAMASSFDRDHVPSAKKRFERSNIFYKRAQELCSDLSRRVISLEMVHYLLLVVIHCQGTQRSVQAWNNHGLVIRSAIALGLHSDSNGQAVDPVNEEYHRRTWAVIYCLDKVLSVAFGRPASIPDELMTGREPASGLSTTASSGPHGNVDLPGEFLAVSFRLYQVMAKSLINQYGANLEKANSNLDDIASLKASGELRKMLQDWATSLPSYLSPCEPESGILSQNTPANRFRVILTLRYYNLAILIHKPLLRATIRHLFRVDNAASGSPSYLIQLAMAEAHECVRAAQLTIAIVHCIISADAKSKNNLGAWSFTLYYVFTASLVICGRLLWAQHGETVADEAAVKDSKTLLSKAEAIFQDLDYENSLVLSCLEYIRRLARMCGVKGAAPNPSESRTGTGSALDPVVFSSESTFDPASVFHNRDDMEAFQLFSSEMFDPCIFEGFQQSPVEGAALGNGFWDGSPPIESTLAAGGAALEINRNSLQFSLKIPQQIVHWQSRKDSESSKFPVRAYLPAAPTLRKIFHYPVMSSNSAPNELTQLPLDEDARPRYSDAELRDYFECIKLPQKYLDSIVLKDKTQTGTKEYGLPLLQALTRYHTCHVPFDNLVLHYSPHKTVTLDQAELYTKIVRRRLGGRCMENNTFFGTVLRSLGYEVRNCGGRVARAMSPYPDVRHNQSATYDGWNHMLNLVRLDDEWYVVDVGMGSMGPNLPYPLRDGFETTSIPPRWIRLQLRSIPESYASRSANSTGPPKMWCYDVCYKPGDDGKKTWLPVYCFTETEFLPQDYEVMSWFTSTNPRSFFTRYITCTKMLMDEDKEMIVGNVTLFKDTVRKSIGANREVIKECKTEDERLQALAEIFNVYLTEEEKRGISEDQMLA; encoded by the exons ATGCCGGAGCAGGCGTCAAAGAAACCGCCATCAGAGCATGGCCGTGAGTCGGCCCTAGATCCTGCCCCCCCGGCAAGCAAGCGGCGACGCATCGGTCTGGCATGCAATGCCTGCCGTGTGCGCAAGTCCAG ATGCGATGGCCACCGGCCTTCGTGCTCGTCCTGCACGTCGCTCGGGCTCGAGTGTTTATACGAACCCAGTGAATCTGCGACCAATGTCATTGTACGCAAAGGTTACGTGTCTGACCTGGAACAGCGCGTGACGTCGCTCGAACACAAGTTGCAGCGGCTCAATGATGCGTTCAGGGGCCATCTCTCGCCGTGCCCTAACAATCGCCCATGCCACTCCACGAGCAGCACCCCTGCGCTGGTAGCTGCGACGTGTGCGAAAGAGACTCATGCTACCGGGCTGGAAGAGCCCCAGGACGAAGATGCGTCTACCAATGGCATGGCCATGACCTTCGTCGAAGAGCAGAGTTCGGCTTTCTTTGGCGAGTCCTCCAACATTAACTTCACACAGTTGCTTCTTCGAGGCATAGCTGCTGTGCATCAACCCTCACCAGCCGTAGCATCCGCTGTAGACAAGGACTATGCTCTTCGGGAAAGCATCACCGCTATTGTCTCTCAGGGCCAGCCTTACCATCCAGTTGCGGCACCATCAACTCACCTGGACTCATCCCCTACTACTTTGCCGTCGGTGGAAGAAATGGACTCTTTGCTTGACATCTACTTTGACACAGCTGGCGCCGTCTTTCCATTTATCCATGAAGATACCATGAGGAAAACATATACAGAGTGCAGGCTCAACGGCTTTACCAGAGCTCGCCGAACCTGGTTAGGGACCCTAAACATGATGTTCGCCATGGCCAGCAGCTTCGACAGAGACCATGTTCCATCCGCTAAGAAGCGCTTCGAGAGATCCAACATCTTTTACAAGAGGGCGCAGGAACTGTGTAGCGATCTGTCGAGACGTGTCATCAGCCTGGAGATGGTCCATTATCtgctcctcgtcgtcatccactGCCAGGGGACTCAGCGTTCAGTGCAGGCCTGGAACAATCACGGGCTGGTCATCCGGTCCGCTATAGCGTTAGGACTCCATAGTGACTCTAACGGTCAGGCTGTCGACCCCGTCAACGAAGAATATCACCGTAGAACCTGGGCAGTCATATACTGCCTCGACAAGGTCCTGAGCGTGGCCTTTGGCAGGCCAGCAAGCATCCCAGATGAACTGATGACCGGACGCGAGCCAGCGTCTGGATTGTCTACCACTGCTTCCAGTGGCCCCCACGGTAACGTTGACTTACCTGGCGAATTCCTCGCTGTGTCCTTCCGGCTGTATCAGGTGATGGCCAAATCCCTGATTAATCAGTACGGGGCGAACCTCGAGAAGGCCAACTCGAACCTGGACGACATCGCTTCGCTCAAAGCCTCCGGAGAACTCCGGAAAATGCTTCAAGACTGGGCGACGAGCTTGCCATCATACTTAAGTCCCTGCGAGCCGGAATCTGGCATACTTTCACAGAATACTCCGGCCAATCGGTTTCGGGTCATTCTCACGCTTAGATATTACAACCTTGCCATTCTCATACACAAACCGTTACTTAGAGCTACAATACGTCACCTGTTCCGGGTGGACAATGCGGCCAGTGGAAGCCCATCGTATTTGATCCAGCTGGCTATGGCAGAGGCCCACGAATGCGTTCGGGCTGCACAGCTCACGATTGCAATTGTTCATTGCATTATCAGCGCGGATGCAAAGAGTAAGAATAATCTTGGGGCGTGGTCTTTCACGCTTTACTACG TCTTCACTGCCTCACTGGTCATCTGCGGCCGGTTACTGTGGGCACAGCATGGAGAGACTGTAGCGGACGAAGCAGCGGTCAAAGACTCCAAGACTCTACTTAGTAAGGCAGAAGCGATATTCCAGGACCTAGACTACGAAAACAGTCTGGTTCTGAGTTGCCTTGAATACATCCGCAGACTTGCCAGAATGTGCGGTGTCAAAG GAGCTGCACCAAATCCATCTGAGAGCCGCACCGGTACTGGCTCGGCCTTGGATCCGGTAGTGTTTAGTAGCGAATCCACTTTTGATCCTGCCAGTGTGTTCCACAACAGAGACGACATGGAGGCATTCCAGCTTTTCTCATCTGAAATGTTCGACCCCTGTATCTTTGAGGGCTTCCAACAGTCACCGGTCGAGGGGGCTGCGTTGGGGAATGGCTTTTGGGATGGCTCTCCTC CCATAGAATCCACGCTGGCTGCTGGCGGGGCAGCGTTAG AAATCAATCGAAACTCCCTGCAGTTCTCCCTTAAAATT CCCCAGCAAATTGTTCATTGGCAAAGCCGGAAAGATAGCGAAAGTAGCAAGTTTCCTGTCCGGGCTTATCTCCCCGCCGCCCCCAC GCTACGGAAGATCTTCC ACTACCCCGTCATGTCGTCCAACTCTGCGCCCAACGAGCTGACCCAGCTTCCCTTAGACGAGGACGCCCGACCCCGCTACAGTGACGCCGAGTTGCGCGACTACTTCGAGTGTATCAAGCTCCCACAAAAGTACCTAGACTCGATCGTGCTGAAAGACAAGACACAGACTGGAACCAAAGAGTATGGGCTTCCCTTGCTACAGGCCCTTACACGGTACCACACTTGCCACGTCCCTTTCGACAATCTCGTCTTGCACTATTCCCCACACAAGACCGTCACGCTGGACCAGGCGGAGCTCTACACGAAGATAGTCCGCCGGCGGCTCGGCGGGCGATGTATGGAAAACAACACCTTTTTCGGGACGGTCCTTCGCTCGCTCGGCTATGAAGTGCGCAACTGCGGAGGCCGCGTCGCGCGGGCAATGAGTCCCTACCCTGATGTTCGACATAATCAGAGCGCGACTTATGACGGGTGGAACCATATGCTTAATCTTGTGCGCCTCGACGACGAGTGGTACGTCGTCGATGTGGGGATGGGCTCCATGGGCCCTAACCTTCCATATCCGCTGCGCGATGGATTCGAGACGACTAGCATCCCTCCACGCTGGATTCGTTTGCAGTTACGGTCCATACCCGAGTCGTACGCGTCCAGATCCGCCAATAGTACGGGACCGCCCAAGATGTGGTGCTACGATGTCTGCTACAAGCCCGGTGATGACGGCAAGAAAACGTGGCTGCCGGTCTATTGCTTCACGGAGACAGAGTTTCTGCCCCAGGATTACGAAGTCATGTCGTGGTTCACGTCGACAAACCCGAGGTCCTTCTTCACCAGATACATCACCTGCACGAAGATGCTCATGGACGAGGACAAGGAGATGATAGTGGGCAATGTCACCTTGTTCAAGGACACCGTGAGGAAGTCCATTGGCGCCAACCGCGAGGTAATCAAGGAGTGTAAGACGGAAGATGAGCGTTTGCAGGCGCTGGCTGAAATCTTCAACGTGTATCtgacagaggaggagaaaagagggatTTCAGAGGATCAGATGTTAGCGTAA